In Prunus dulcis chromosome 1, ALMONDv2, whole genome shotgun sequence, the following are encoded in one genomic region:
- the LOC117632124 gene encoding 1-aminocyclopropane-1-carboxylate oxidase, with protein MAIPVIDFSKLDGEERAQTLAQLANGCEEWGFFQLVNHGISDELLERVKKVSSECFKLEREEEFKKSALVKSLNGQKLENVDWEDVFTLLNDNEWPSKTPGFKETMTEYRTELKKLAERIMEVMDENLGLPKGYIKRAFNGGEEDNAFFGTKVSHYPPCPQPELVTGLRAHTDAGGVILLFQDDQVGGLQILKDGQWIDVQPLHNSIVINTGDQIEVLSNGLYKSVWHRVLATTTGNRRSIASFYNPSLKATIAPAPQLVEKANQEVDQAYPKFVFGDYLSIYAEQKFLPKEPRFQSVRAV; from the exons ATGGCAATCCCAGTTATTGATTTCTCAAAGCTTGATGGTGAAGAAAGGGCCCAAACGTTGGCTCAGCTTGCTAATGGATGTGAGGAATGGGGCTTCTTCCAG CTGGTGAACCATGGAATTTCAGATGAGCTTCTGGAGAGGGTAAAGAAGGTGAGCTCTGAGTGCTTTAAACTGGAAAGAGAGGAGGAATTCAAGAAGTCTGCACTTGTGAAGTCATTGAATGGCCAAAAGTTGGAGAACGTGGACTGGGAGGATGTCTTCACCCTCCTGAATGATAATGAATGGCCCTCGAAAACCCCTGGATTCAA GGAAACCATGACAGAGTACAGGACAGAACTGAAGAAACTAGCTGAGAGGATCATGGAAGTGATGGATGAGAACTTGGGCCTACCAAAGGGATACATCAAGAGAGCATTCAATGGTGGAGAAGAAGACAATGCCTTCTTTGGCACCAAGGTGAGCCACTACCCACCATGCCCTCAGCCAGAGTTGGTGACTGGTCTCCGAGCTCACACCGATGCCGGGGGTGTCATCTTACTCTTCCAAGATGACCAGGTGGGAGGCCTTCAAATCCTCAAAGATGGGCAATGGATAGATGTGCAGCCATTGCACAACTCTATTGTCATTAACACAGGGGACCAAATTGAGGTCCTGAGCAATGGCCTCTACAAGAGTGTTTGGCACCGGGTTTTAGCCACCACAACTGGAAACAGAAGATCAATTGCTTCATTCTATAACCCATCACTCAAGGCCACCATAGCTCCTGCACCACAACTGGTGGAGAAAGCAAACCAAGAAGTGGATCAAGCATATCCCAAGTTTGTGTTTGGTGACTACCTCTCTATATATGCTGAGCAGAAGTTCCTCCCCAAGGAACCAAGGTTCCAATCTGTGAGGGCCGTGTGA
- the LOC117632114 gene encoding NAD kinase 2, chloroplastic, whose product MVACCLRCQLAIVVDMNRCTSSPSHLCAFKPCQFSGTSTSLFGFGFGFGFEFQRKERFKRRLKFVLSAELSKPFALSFGLDSQTFQPHDSTQSPRLGPIPGDIAEIEAYCRIFRSAERLHTALMDTLCNPVTGECSVYYDFPSEEKPLLEDKIVSVIGCMISLLNKGREDVISGRSSIMNSFRLADVSVMEDTLPPLAIFRSEMKRCCESLHVALENWLIPGDDRSLDVWRKLQRLKNVCYDSGFPRGEDYPCHTLFANWTPVYISSSKEDSRSVDPEVAFWRGGQVTEEGLKWLLEKGYKTIVDLRAETVKDNAYQSAIDDAIASGKVEMVKIPVEVGTAPSMEQVKNFARLVSDCSKKPIYLHSKEGALRTSAMVSRWRQYSTRYGLQFVSKQLTALNDVVLRDTNGAGKVLELSTSEKIFQLEKNESLQEGLDTIIGSNGVLPKEVSPDRDETNQSLNGAYNDLMSVQDLSSVEPDQNGEGPRVNFCREVDPLNAQVPPCNVFSRKEISGFLGGKKISPNSYFNYQLKRLETLPISRVMNIKTMRRGGILGTDSAPELVEVGNSHGPPYGRDLSPEVQTSTSGNGTHFTRVSSGSVLPVVNGFGERDQTTANVSTTLSSNYDESVLPKEVKVDRKSNGRANLLSGDDDLGSIEGNMCASATGVVRVQSRKKAEMFLVRTDGYSCSREKVTESSLAFTHPSTQQQMLMWKSTPKTVLVLKKLGQELMEQAKEVVSFMYYQEKMNVLVEPEVHDIFARIPGFGFVQTFYSQDTSDLHERVDFVACLGGDGVILHASNLFKGAVPPIVSFNLGSLGFLTSHTFEDYMQDLRQVIHGNNTSDGVYITLRMRLRCEIFRNGRAMPGKVFDVLNEIVVDRGSNPYLSKIECYEQDRLITKVQGDGVIIATPTGSTAYSTAAGGSMVHPNVPCMLFTPICPHSLSFRPVILPDSAKLELKIPEDARSNAWVSFDGKRRQQLSRGDSVRISMSQHPLPTVNKRDQTGDWFRSLIRCLNWNERLDQKAL is encoded by the exons ATGGTGGCATGTTGCCTCAGGTGCCAGCTGGCCATCGTCGTCGACATGAATCGGTGTACTTCGTCACCTTCGCATCTCTGCGCCTTTAAGCCTTGCCAGTTCTCTGGCACCAGCACCAGCCTCTTCGGATTCGGGTTCGGGTTCGGGTTCGAATTCCAGAGGAAGGAGCGGTTCAAAAGGCGGCTTAAATTCGTTCTCAGTGCGGAGCTTTCGAAGCCATTCGCTCTCAGCTTCGGTTTGGACTCTCAG ACCTTTCAGCCTCATGATTCAACACAATCACCTAGGCTTGGCCCTATTCCCGGAGATATTGCAGAAATTGAGGCTTACTGTCGAATCTTTAGAAGTGCTGAACGGCTTCATACAGCATTAATGGACACATTATGCAATCCGGTAACAGGTGAATGTAGTGTTTATTATGATTTCCCATCTGAGGAAAAACCGCTGTTGGAGGATAAAATTGTCTCTGTGATTGGTTGCATGATATCCCTGTTGAACAAAGGAAGGGAGGATGTGATTTCTGGAAGATCCTCCATTATGAATTCCTTTCGCCTTGCAGATGTGAGTGTAATGGAGGATACGCTTCCTCCACTTGCCATTTTCAGGAGTGAGATGAAAAGGTGTTGTGAGAGCTTGCATGTTGCACTTGAGAACTGGTTGATACCTGGTGATGATCGAAGCTTGGATGTATGGAGGAAACTTCAGAGACTGAAGAATGTCTGTTATGATTCTGGTTTTCCTCGCGGGGAGGATTATCCATGCCATACTCTTTTTGCGAATTGGACTCCTGTTTACATATCCTCTTCTAAAGAGGACAGTAGGTCCGTAGATCCAGAAGTAGCTTTTTGGAGGGGTGGCCAGGTAACAGAAGAAGGTCTCAAGTGGCTACTGGAGAAAGGATATAAAACTATTGTTGATCTTAGGGCAGAGACTGTTAAAGACAATGCTTATCAGTCAGCCATAGATGATGCTATTGCATCTGGGAAAGTTGAAATGGTCAAAATTCCAGTTGAAGTTGGGACGGCACCTTCAATGGAGCAGGTTAAGAACTTTGCACGTTTGGTCTCAGATTGCAGCAAAAAGCCTATCTATCTTCATAGTAAGGAAGGAGCACTCAGAACTTCTGCCATGGTCTCCAGATGGAGGCAGTACTCAACTCGCTATGGTTTGCAGTTTGTCTCCAAGCAGTTGACCGCTCTCAATGATGTGGTACTACGAGATACAAATGGGGCAGGGAAAGTGCTTGAGCTTTCCACTTCTGAGAAAATTTTTCAACTGGAAAAGAATGAGTCACTGCAAGAGGGACTGGACACAATTATTGGTTCAAATGGGGTATTGCCCAAAGAAGTTTCTCCGGATAGGGACGAAACAAATCAGAGCTTAAATGGGGCATATAATGACCTTATGTCTGTCCAAGATTTGTCATCAGTAGAACCGGATCAAAATGGGGAAGGACCTAGGGTGAACTTTTGCAGGGAAGTTGACCCCCTGAATGCTCAGGTTCCCCCTTGTAATGTATtttcaagaaaagaaatctCCGGGTTtcttgggggaaaaaaaatctcacctaactcttattttaattatcaGTTGAAAAGGTTGGAGACATTACCAATTTCCAGAGTTATGAATATTAAGACAATGCGGAGAGGTGGGATTCTTGGTACTGATTCAGCACCAGAGCTTGTGGAGGTAGGAAATTCACATGGGCCACCTTATGGGAGAGATCTATCTCCAGAGGTCCAGACCTCTACTTCTGGCAATGGGACGCATTTTACTAGAGTTAGTTCTGGTTCCGTTCTTCCAGTTGTGAATGGATTTGGTGAAAGGGATCAAACAACAGCTAATGTATCTACTACTCTGAGCAGTAATTACGATGAAAGTGTCTTACCTAAAGAAGTAAAGGTGGATAGGAAGAGTAATGGTAGAGCCAATTTACTTTCAGGTGATGATGACCTGGGGtcaattgaaggaaatatgtGTGCTTCTGCAACTGGTGTTGTAAGGGTGCAATCAAGAAAGAAAGCAGAGATGTTTTTAGTTCGAACGGATGGATACTCTTGTAGCCGAGAGAAGGTGACAGAATCCTCCTTGGCCTTCACTCATCCAAGTACCCAGCAACAAATGCTAATGTGGAAATCCACACCAAAGACTGTATTAGTGTTGAAGAAGCTGGGGCAAGAACTCATGGAACAAGCTAAAGAG GTTGTCTCGTTTATGTATTACCAAGAGAAAATGAATGTTCTGGTGGAACCAGAAGTGCATGACATATTTGCTAGAATCCCAGGGTTTGGATTTGTTCAGACCTTCTATAGTCAAGATACCAG TGATCTGCATGAGAGGGTTGATTTTGTGGCATGCCTGGGAGGAGATGGGGTTATACTCCATGCTTCAAATCTATTTAAAGGTGCTGTTCCCCCAATTGTATCATTTAACCTTGGATCTCTTGGATTTTTGACTTCCCATACA TTCGAAGACTATATGCAGGACTTAAGGCAGGTGATCCATGGGAATAACACAAGTGATGGTGTTTATATAACTCTTAGAATGCGGCTCAGGTGTGAAATTTTTCGAAATGGTAGAGCAATGCCTGGGAAAGTATTTGATGTCTTGAATGAAATAGTTGTTGATCGAGGGTCTAATCCGTATCTTTCTAAGATTGAATGTTATGAACAAGACCGGCTTATAACGAAG GTCCAAGGTGATGGGGTCATCATAGCCACACCTACAGGAAGTACTGCATACTCCACAGCTGCTGGAGGTTCCATG GTGCATCCAAATGTTCCTTGCATGTTATTTACACCAATCTGTCCACACTCCCTCTCATTTAGACCAGTTATACTTCCAGATTCTGCAAAGCTTGAATTAAAG ATTCCAGAGGATGCTCGAAGCAATgcctgggtttcttttgatggaaagagAAGGCAGCAACTCTCAAGAGGAGACTCTGTCAGAATATCTATGAGCCAACACCCACTTCCGACTGTCAACAAGCGTGACCAAACAGGTGATTGGTTTCGAAGCTTGATTCGTTGCCTAAATTGGAACGAAAGGCTAGATCAAAAGGCCCTTTGA
- the LOC117615991 gene encoding DNA topoisomerase 2-binding protein 1 yields the protein MLKTTTFKGANVFMSRNLVPPEIFDALHDALKLNGANVFLCCDPSRTGPDDYHVIASSDHEKFEDLRAKGCNLLGPQCVFSCANQHRALPKQGFTCCLAMDGFKVLASGFEGDEKAKIEKLVTAMGGVLHAKASLDVNFVIVKNVLAGKYKWALNTLKKPIVTINWLSQCWNEHRNVPQDSFRVLPFSGLMISVTRIPADERKEIEKLITENGGKYSAELTKKCTHLISDVPEGDKYKVAQRWGHIRIVTRKWFDQSISRRACLNEDSYPVQGGSISSNKSVRGCFTLQNSQRSSSGNLQSVPPSVVADSNLTAAPCSGTMDSDLEATVSQNMTTMFSHAPHVVKNEDSKAPPLESKSEAYLDGCVADDSQSEDNDLYLSECRISLVGFKVSEMRRLVNMIRRGGGSRYMSFNDKLTHIVVGTPSEIQKKEVRGFAALGVIHVVRTTWLDDCDREKKEIPVLPKHIAYDLVLPEGALIGMTSMIQGTISTTHLSIPSDQLHGNTSAATGMGSLEKKREKKPEINMKGDKSMEAAVGPSKWSKLPVINGKSKVQLNNTIDGRLTMQYDSSVQNGKESSVFKGRLFCFSNSFPEDRRGDIIQWVNQGGGDVVDGDLKQKVHFTIECHGVITSSVDVAQTTYVSSHWIRSCLEDGCLLDVSSHILYAPLPCRIPLPGFENFRFCVSQYEEKDRLLLRNLCFVLGAKFGEKLTKKVTHLLCKFTNGPKYQAACIKGIHPITAEWVYECVKKNKVVALDQFYPKKVTAEDREAGLCTMSQYPTQAVQMISAGNSSECPSQSQDLRTSSGENIGSRNDSLREEASEPSFCNKKARVSEDDGEKGLLSSGVHLRIPACTTGDRKVKSSGEVSQVVPDVASAIEDLLEQTSKIHDQKSPGRSLCDSSIFSPECSALRQDHSDSHSVIGLSRHWLNRAGKKDDIHYPSEEQKAGLYDGFSETQTESQVVGYEEDLSGRQMLIDRVRTRSSLA from the exons ATGCTGAAGACGACGACGTTTAAGGGAGCCAATGTCTTCATGTCGCGGAACCTGGTCCCGCCCGAGATCTTCGACGCCCTTCACGACGCTCTCAAGCTCAATGGAGCCAATGTCTTCCTCTGTTGCGACCCCTCGCGAACCGGGCCGGACGACTACCACGTCATCGCTTCCTCCGATCAC GAAAAGTTTGAGGATCTTAGAGCCAAGGGCTGTAATTTGCTCG GCCCTCAATGCGTGTTTTCTTGTGCAAACCAGCACAGGGCTCTGCCTAAACAAGGGTTTACTTGTTGCCTTGCAATGGATGGTTTCAAAGTACTTGCCTCTGGTTTTGAGGGTGACGAAAAG GCTAAGATAGAGAAGTTAGTAACAGCAATGGGGGGAGTTTTGCATGCTAAAGCATCTTTGGATGTTAACTTTGTTATTGTGAAAAATGTCTTGGCTGGAAAATACAAG TGGGCCTTGAATACATTAAAGAAGCCGATTGTCACTATTAATTGGTTATCTCAGTGCTGGAATGAGCATCGTAATGTTCCTCAAGACTCCTTTAgggttcttcctttttctggTTTGATGATCTCTGTAACCAGAATTCCAGCAG ATGAACGAAAGGAGATTGAAAAGCTTATCACAGAAAATGGTGGAAAGTATTCTGCTGAACTTACAAAGAAGTGCACGCATTTAATTTCTGAT GTTCCAGAAGGTGACAAATACAAGGTTGCACAAAGATGGGGCCATATTCGTATTGTAACTCGGAAATGGTTTGATCAATCTATTTCTAGAAGAG CTTGTCTTAATGAGGACTCCTATCCTGTTCAAGGTGGTTCTATATCTTCAAATAAAAGTGTAAGGGGTTGCTTTACTTTGCAGAATAGCCAAAGGAGCAGTAGTGGGAACTTGCAATCTGTGCCACCATCGGTGGTTGCAGATTCAAATTTGACAGCTGCTCCTTGTTCTGGGACCATGGATTCTGATTTAGAAGCTACTGTCTCACAAAACATGACCACTATGTTTTCTCATGCTCCTCATGTTGTGAAAAATGAGGATAGTAAAGCACCTCCCTTGGAGTCCAAAAGTGAAGCTTACCTTGATGGTTGCGTTGCTGATGATTCTCAGTCTGAAGACAATGACCTGTACTTGTCAGAATGTAGAATATCTCTTGTTGGCTTTAAGGTTTCTGAAATGCGTAGGTTGGTTAATATGATTCGCAGAGGTGGGGGTTCCCGATACATGTCATTCAATGATAAATTGACACACATAGTAGTTGGAACTCCTTCAGAAAT ccaaaagaaagaagtgaGGGGTTTTGCTGCTTTAGGCGTAATTCATGTTGTCAGAACTACCTGGCTTGATGACTGTGATCGTGAGAAAAAGGAGATCCCTGTTCTCCCAAAGCACATTGCCTATGATCTAGTTCTGCCTGAAG GAGCACTGATAGGTATGACTAGCATGATTCAAGGTACAATCTCTACCACTCATCTAAGCATACCTTCTGATCAGTTACATGGGAATACGAGTGCTGCAACTGGAATGGGATCGttggagaaaaagagagaaaagaaaccaGAAATTAACATGAAAGGTGACAAATCCATGGAAGCAGCTGTTGGACCATCTAAATGGAGTAAACTACCTGTCATAAATGGCAAAAGTAAGGTTCAGTTAAACAATACAATTGACGGTCGACTGACGATGCAATATGATTCAAGTGTTCAAAATGGCAAGGAATCATCTGTCTTTAAGGGGAGattattttgcttttcaaaTTCCTTTCCTGAAGATAGG AGAGGTGATATCATTCAATGGGTAAATCAAGGAGGAGGAGATGTAGTTGATGGTGATTTAAAACAGAAAGTACACTTCACTATTGAGTGTCATGGTGTGATAACTAGTTCTGTGGATGTTGCTCAAACTACATATGTATCAAGTCACTGGATCCGGTCTTGTTTGGAG GATGGTTGCTTGCTGGATGTTAGTAGTCACATTCTATATGCTCCACTTCCCTGCCGGATTCCTTTGCCTGGATTTGAAAACTTTCGGTTTTGTGTTTCGCAATATGAAGAGAAAGACAGACTGTTACTAAGAAATTTGTGTTTTGTACTTGGAGCTAAATTTGGGGAAAAGCTGACAAAGAAGGTTACCCATTTACTATGCAAGTTTACCAATGGACCAAAGTATCAGGCTGCTTGTATAAAGGGGATACACCCAATTACAGCTGAGTGGGTATATGAGTGTGTGAAGAAG AATAAAGTCGTTGCTCTTGAccaattttatccaaaaaaagTCACTGCTGAAGATCGAGAGGCAGGGCTGTGTACTATGAGTCAGTATCCTACACAAGCCGTTCAAATGATATCTGCAGGCAATTCATCTGAGTGTCCAAGTCAATCACAAGACCTGAGAACCTCATCAGGAGAAAACATTGGCAGTAGAAATGACAGCCTCAGGGAAGAGGCCAGCGAACCAAGTTTTTGCAATAAGAAGGCAAGGGTTTCAGAAGATGATGGCGAAAAGGGTCTACTTTCGTCTGGGGTACATTTACGTATTCCTGCCTGTACCACTGGAGACAGAAAAGTAAAAAGTTCTGGTGAAGTTTCTCAAGTGGTTCCTGATGTAGCTTCTGCTATTGAGGACTTGTTGGAGCAGACAAGTAAG atTCATGATCAGAAGTCACCAGGGAGGAGTTTGTGTGATAGCAGT ATTTTTTCACCGGAGTGTTCGGCTCTTCGTCAAGACCACTCTGATTCTCACTCCGTCATTGGATTATCGAGACACTGGTTAAACAG ggCTGGGAAAAAAGATGACATCCACTATCCTTCTGAAGAACAAAAAGCTGGCTTGTATGATGGCTTTAGTGAAACACAGACCGAGTCTCAG GTTGTAGGCTATGAGGAAGATTTGTCGGGCCGGCAAATGCTTATAGACAGAGTACGAACCCGTAGTAGCCTGGCTTGA